The following proteins are co-located in the Ictalurus punctatus breed USDA103 chromosome 14, Coco_2.0, whole genome shotgun sequence genome:
- the proza gene encoding protein Z, vitamin K-dependent plasma glycoprotein a: MVWPYTALSLTLLLGYVTAGLDKSRVSVFLDRKEASEVISRQKRENAGNEENTLPHNLERECLEEVCNYEEAREVFQDTYRTDIFWSVYIDGDQCANQPCKNGAMCSDSVGGYDCICKSGFSGVHCETDQTVCVIDKTKGCSQFCKPGYQSYECSCASGWKLEQKEKCVPAVQFPCGKVSSLRQWDSRQFSNINSDYEGLDCGAEECPWQALLRNSASTGFCSGVIVKENFVLTTAQCVRKHTDFQVAVGKRMPGFETGEQTVYVKQVHVHPFYLEGKPENDLAVIELKDRIIFKKKVVPACLPERDFVESVLMSDGYMAVVTGWKDAAEFQGNLRLNHLSYSKLPACVTRHSDQVTNKMGCTLPRSKADCVFGPGSPILTLYRQVFFLTGVVSQSQGMDCNNGYLFQKVSRFLPWLKNVMVSV, translated from the exons ATGGTGTGGCCGTATACAGCGCTTTCCCTGACCCTTCTTTTAGGCTATGTGACGGCTGGACTGGACAAAAGCAGAG TCTCAGTGTTCCTGGACCGAAAGGAGGCCAGTGAAGTCATAAGCCGTCAGAAGAGAGAGAACGCAGGAAATGAGGAGAATACGCTCCCCCACAACCTCGAGCGGGAATGCCTGGAGGAAGTGTGCAATTATGAAGAAGCAAGAGAGGTGTTTCAGGACACTTATCGCACT GATATCTTCTGGTCAGTGTATATAG ATGGAGATCAGTGTGCAAACCAGCCGTGCAAAAACGGAGCTATGTGCTCAGACAGTGTGGGCGGTTATGACTGCATCTGCAAATCAGGATTTTCAGGAGTGCACTGTGAAacag ATCAGACCGTATGCGTCATCGATAAGACCAAAGGCTGTAGTCAGTTCTGTAAGCCTGGATACCAGTCGTATGAGTGCTCCTGCGCTTCGGGATGGAAGCTGGAGCAGAAAGAGAAATGTGTGCCTGCTG tGCAATTCCCATGTGGGAAGGTGAGCAGTTTGCGCCAGTGGGACAGCCGGCAGTTCAGCAATATAAACTCGGACTATGAAGGACTGGACTGCGGCGCTGAAGAGTGTCCCTGGCAG GCCCTGCTGCGCAACAGTGCGTCGACTGGGTTTTGCAGTGGCGTCATCGTTAAAGAGAACTTTGTACTGACCACTGCACAGTGTGTGCGCAAACATACGGACTTCCAGGTGGCTGTGG gCAAGCGCATGCCAGGCTTCGAGACTGGTGAACAGACCGTGTATGTAAAGCAGGTGCACGTTCATCCTTTTTACCTGGAAGGAAAACCAGAGAATGACCTCGCTGTGATCGAGCTGAAGGACAGGATCATCTTTAAGAAGAAGGTGGTGCCAGCCTGCCTGCCTGAGAGAGATTTTGTAGAAAGTGTTTTGATGTCGGACGGGTACATGGCTGTGGTTACCGGCTGGAAAGACGCAGCTGAGTTTCAAGGAAACCTCAGGTTAAATCACCTGTCTTACAGCAAACTGCCAGCTTGTGTGACGCGTCACTCAGACCAG GTTACCAACAAGATGGGATGCACCCTGCCACGTTCTAAAGCGGATTGCGTCTTCGGCCCAGGCAGTCCTATCCTCACCTTGTATCGGCAGGTCTTCTTTCTCACCGGCGTGGTGAGCCAGTCCCAAGGCATGGACTGCAACAATGGTTACCTCTTTCAGAAGGTGTCTCGCTTCCTTCCGTGGTTGAAGAATGTAATGGTCTCGGTATAA